A single region of the Mugil cephalus isolate CIBA_MC_2020 chromosome 4, CIBA_Mcephalus_1.1, whole genome shotgun sequence genome encodes:
- the LOC125006747 gene encoding sodium-coupled neutral amino acid transporter 3-like isoform X1, which produces MSEDTPAETMEVNAIPNGKGHEPGEEISASAKTPSAEDGENESVANSAQNASPHRTENTEANLPESQEFLSGMEDKKTTRFTDFEGKTSFGMSVFNLGNAIMGSGILGLAYAMANTGVVLFLVLLTVVAVLSSYSIHLLLKSSGIVGIRAYEQLGYRAFGTPGKMAAGIAITLQNIGAMSSYLYIVKYEFPLVIQAFLKVDKPAGEWYLNGNYLVIIVSIAVILPLALMKQLGYLGYTSGFSLSCMVFFLISVIYKKFNIPCPFVDFSFNSTSSGMNISAMDPGGEVNPSCVPKMANLNSQTAYTIPILAFAFVCHPEVLPIYTELRNATKKKMQHVANISIAVMYSMYFLAALFGYLTFYGEVEAELLHTYSRIDPYDTLILCVRVAVLTAVTLTVPIVLFPVRRAIQQMMFPNKTFNWPRHIAIAFVLLTFINLLVIFAPNILGIFGIIGATSAPCLIFIFPAVFYIRIVPKEEEPLRSVPKILAACFAGIGVLFMIMSLSFIIIDWTSGNSKASTGH; this is translated from the exons ATGAGCGAGGACACACCAGCCGAGACTATGGAGGTGAACGCTATTCCTAATGGGAAAGGCCACGAGCCTGGGGAAGAGATCTCAGCGTCGGCCAAAACACCCTCAGCAGAGGACGGTGAAAA CGAATCTGTAGCGAATAGTGCCCAGAATGCTAG CCCTCACAgaactgaaaacacagaggccAACCTCCCAGAGAGCCAGGAGTTCTTATCAGGCATGGAGGACAAGAAGACAACACGCTTTACAGAC TTTGAAGGAAAAACCTCATTTGGGATGTCTGTCTTCAACCTGGGCAATGCGATCATGGGAAGTGGAATTCTAGGACTCGCATACGCCATGGCCAACACAGGGGTCGTCCTGTTTTT GGTTCTCCTAACAGTAGTAGCAGTCCTTTCATCATACTCCATCCATTTACTGCTAAAGTCATCTGGTATAGTAG GTATTCGTGCATACGAGCAGCTCGGCTACAGGGCCTTTGGGACCCCGGGGAAGATGGCGGCAGGTATTGCCATCACGTTGCAGAACATTGGAG CCATGTCCAGTTACCTTTACATAGTCAAGTATGAGTTTCCCCTGGTGATCCAGGCGTTTCTCAAGGTGGACAAACCGGCAGG TGAATGGTACCTGAACGGAAATTACCTTGTGATCATCGTGTCTATCGCAGTGATTTTGCCGCTGGCTCTCATGAAACAGCTCG GATACCTGGGATACACCAGCGGCTTCTCCCTGAGCTGCATGgttttcttcctcatttct GTTATCTACAAGAAGTTCAATATCCCTTGTCCTTTCGTGGACTTCTCGTTCAACAGCACTAGCAGTGGGATGAATATCAGTGCCATGGATCCTGGTGGGGAGGTTAACCCTTCCTGTGTTCCCAAAATGGCCAATCTCAACTCACAA ACGGCCTACACCATTCCCATCCTGGCGTTCGCCTTTGTGTGCCACCCGGAGGTCCTCCCCATCTACACAGAGCTGCGCAA TGCCACCAAGAAAAAGATGCAGCATGTGGCCAACATCTCCATTGCAGTTATGTACAGCATGTACTTCCTGGCTGCTCTATTTGGATACCTAACTTTCTATG GTGAAGTGGAAGCGGAGCTGCTCCACACCTACAGCCGCATTGACCCATACGACACTTtgattctgtgtgtgcgtgtggctGTGCTCACTGCCGTCACACTCACCGTGCCGATCGTGCTCTTTCCC GTGCGGAGAGCGATCCAGCAGATGATGTTTCCCAACAAGACCTTCAACTGGCCTCGCCACATCGCCATCGCCTTCGTTCTGCTCACGTTCATCAACCTGCTGGTCATCTTTGCACCCAACATCCTGGGCATCTTTGGGATCATCG GTGCCACATCTGCCCCTtgtctcatcttcatcttccctGCGGTCTTCTACATTCGTATTGTACCCAAAGAAGAGGAGCCGCTGCGCTCAGTCCCCAAAATCCTG GCTGCCTGCTTCGCTGGGATCGGTGTCCTGTTCATGATAATGAGTCTGAGCTTCATCATCATTGACTGGACATCGGGCAACAGTAAAGCCAGCACCGGCCACTAG
- the LOC125006747 gene encoding sodium-coupled neutral amino acid transporter 3-like isoform X2: MSEDTPAETMEVNAIPNGKGHEPGEEISASAKTPSAEDGENPHRTENTEANLPESQEFLSGMEDKKTTRFTDFEGKTSFGMSVFNLGNAIMGSGILGLAYAMANTGVVLFLVLLTVVAVLSSYSIHLLLKSSGIVGIRAYEQLGYRAFGTPGKMAAGIAITLQNIGAMSSYLYIVKYEFPLVIQAFLKVDKPAGEWYLNGNYLVIIVSIAVILPLALMKQLGYLGYTSGFSLSCMVFFLISVIYKKFNIPCPFVDFSFNSTSSGMNISAMDPGGEVNPSCVPKMANLNSQTAYTIPILAFAFVCHPEVLPIYTELRNATKKKMQHVANISIAVMYSMYFLAALFGYLTFYGEVEAELLHTYSRIDPYDTLILCVRVAVLTAVTLTVPIVLFPVRRAIQQMMFPNKTFNWPRHIAIAFVLLTFINLLVIFAPNILGIFGIIGATSAPCLIFIFPAVFYIRIVPKEEEPLRSVPKILAACFAGIGVLFMIMSLSFIIIDWTSGNSKASTGH; this comes from the exons ATGAGCGAGGACACACCAGCCGAGACTATGGAGGTGAACGCTATTCCTAATGGGAAAGGCCACGAGCCTGGGGAAGAGATCTCAGCGTCGGCCAAAACACCCTCAGCAGAGGACGGTGAAAA CCCTCACAgaactgaaaacacagaggccAACCTCCCAGAGAGCCAGGAGTTCTTATCAGGCATGGAGGACAAGAAGACAACACGCTTTACAGAC TTTGAAGGAAAAACCTCATTTGGGATGTCTGTCTTCAACCTGGGCAATGCGATCATGGGAAGTGGAATTCTAGGACTCGCATACGCCATGGCCAACACAGGGGTCGTCCTGTTTTT GGTTCTCCTAACAGTAGTAGCAGTCCTTTCATCATACTCCATCCATTTACTGCTAAAGTCATCTGGTATAGTAG GTATTCGTGCATACGAGCAGCTCGGCTACAGGGCCTTTGGGACCCCGGGGAAGATGGCGGCAGGTATTGCCATCACGTTGCAGAACATTGGAG CCATGTCCAGTTACCTTTACATAGTCAAGTATGAGTTTCCCCTGGTGATCCAGGCGTTTCTCAAGGTGGACAAACCGGCAGG TGAATGGTACCTGAACGGAAATTACCTTGTGATCATCGTGTCTATCGCAGTGATTTTGCCGCTGGCTCTCATGAAACAGCTCG GATACCTGGGATACACCAGCGGCTTCTCCCTGAGCTGCATGgttttcttcctcatttct GTTATCTACAAGAAGTTCAATATCCCTTGTCCTTTCGTGGACTTCTCGTTCAACAGCACTAGCAGTGGGATGAATATCAGTGCCATGGATCCTGGTGGGGAGGTTAACCCTTCCTGTGTTCCCAAAATGGCCAATCTCAACTCACAA ACGGCCTACACCATTCCCATCCTGGCGTTCGCCTTTGTGTGCCACCCGGAGGTCCTCCCCATCTACACAGAGCTGCGCAA TGCCACCAAGAAAAAGATGCAGCATGTGGCCAACATCTCCATTGCAGTTATGTACAGCATGTACTTCCTGGCTGCTCTATTTGGATACCTAACTTTCTATG GTGAAGTGGAAGCGGAGCTGCTCCACACCTACAGCCGCATTGACCCATACGACACTTtgattctgtgtgtgcgtgtggctGTGCTCACTGCCGTCACACTCACCGTGCCGATCGTGCTCTTTCCC GTGCGGAGAGCGATCCAGCAGATGATGTTTCCCAACAAGACCTTCAACTGGCCTCGCCACATCGCCATCGCCTTCGTTCTGCTCACGTTCATCAACCTGCTGGTCATCTTTGCACCCAACATCCTGGGCATCTTTGGGATCATCG GTGCCACATCTGCCCCTtgtctcatcttcatcttccctGCGGTCTTCTACATTCGTATTGTACCCAAAGAAGAGGAGCCGCTGCGCTCAGTCCCCAAAATCCTG GCTGCCTGCTTCGCTGGGATCGGTGTCCTGTTCATGATAATGAGTCTGAGCTTCATCATCATTGACTGGACATCGGGCAACAGTAAAGCCAGCACCGGCCACTAG